Genomic window (Argopecten irradians isolate NY chromosome 13, Ai_NY, whole genome shotgun sequence):
GATTTGAGACATTGACTGTTATCTTACATAACCTGCACGAGACAAATTGTTAACCTGATATGATGATTGGCTATCTTACGTAACCTGAGAAAGTGATTTCTGCGCATCTTGAATCTTAGACACAGGTGTTCTTATGTAACGACAGTATGCATCAGATGACCATCTGCCTAAGGTTTTAATCATATGGTCTTCCATGTGAACTTGTGCTGCTGTAGTGGCTGCACCTATTCTAAATGAGTGACCATTGTACATGGCGGAATTAATACCAATACATTCTAGAACATGTCTAAATTTACTGATAAACAGACTTCGAGTTAAGATTTGACCTTGTTCACTAATGAACAGGGGTTCAGAGGCAGCTGGATGAGATTCTAATCTATGTTtcaaatatttacaacaaactTGGTATGGACAAATTGAATTGCCTGTGGTGAACAGTTTAATCGTGATACCCTGTCGAAAGGGGTCAGTCTTAGAATGCTTAAGAGTAAGTAAAGCACAATCAGTAGATAGAGTCAAGTCACTGACACACAAGTCTGAATTAGGATCAAATCTACTTTTCACTGTAAATTCACCACAGCGCAAAAAACCAAAGAAAGCAATAGTACAGGCTGTTTCTAACATGAGGTCTGTAGGTTGTTTACGTAAGTATTCACACACTTGTTTCAAAACACTAAAGGTTACTGGATATCTAGTAATCGGTTTTCTAACTTGCATACGTTTAACTCCATTTAAAATAGCATGTAAACGTGGAAGCTCTGATGCGCTGGGATGAGAAATGTTCTTTTCTAAACAGCAGAAACGGATCCCGCACAAATACAGTTTAATGGTCGCATAGGAAAGATGTAACACACCGAAGCAATGTGCAACGAACCGTAGCAGCAGATCTTCAGATACAGGGAACACATGAGATGAGCACAAGGTCTGCACTATACCTGTCAACAACAAGAACCTCAGGTAGATGTTGAAACCTGTGGTATAAGTCTGTCTG
Coding sequences:
- the LOC138306439 gene encoding uncharacterized protein — translated: MAARRSRSSQRNEPWDSSNPANWTVQKLRDELRVKFDIFVPLSMSKANLKGLYLETLGRRRESAPSSPRLTLTTDRNVDIPNTTASRRSTSRQSNSSSDSRPSVQQNSESLQELSSSAATSQPQQQSEQAHADRSTDPAPSQINARSQTTTNMAAPTAVMQGMVTTVQTLQQTVMSMQQTMLTMLADRNSATRPVQQNNLEAAYAAMESQGNRPAGNLSDPEVPSTSSPGQPSTLPGPPTRQGDLELDSVVNSLWTAAIAPSTRQTYTTGFNIYLRFLLLTGIVQTLCSSHVFPVSEDLLLRFVAHCFGVLHLSYATIKLYLCGIRFCCLEKNISHPSASELPRLHAILNGVKRMQVRKPITRYPVTFSVLKQVCEYLRKQPTDLMLETACTIAFFGFLRCGEFTVKSRFDPNSDLCVSDLTLSTDCALLTLKHSKTDPFRQGITIKLFTTGNSICPYQVCCKYLKHRLESHPAASEPLFISEQGQILTRSLFISKFRHVLECIGINSAMYNGHSFRIGAATTAAQVHMEDHMIKTLGRWSSDAYCRYIRTPVSKIQDAQKSLSQVT